A region from the Biomphalaria glabrata chromosome 14, xgBioGlab47.1, whole genome shotgun sequence genome encodes:
- the LOC106053076 gene encoding uncharacterized protein LOC106053076: protein MQLYVLLVVCVVSINQTSCQDYEKALHQYRKSYSVYDQDNVFKLYKAVSSAMIKYYQTKYVTKDFLLHSVRQYDLWTQSVLKDRFIRVDSDRDGVMEDKDFNYYIRYVIFSDLLASGTDANNDYTVTRKEYKQFVSTFNPNQEWELAFNLLFKDLDFNHDQIFNTNDFLACR, encoded by the exons ATGCAGTTGTACGTCTTACTAGTGGTATGTGTCGTGTCAATCAATCAA ACTTCCTGCCAGGACTATGAGAAAGCTCTTCACCAGTACCGGAAGTCGTACTCAGTCTACGACCAGGACAACGTCTTCAAGCTTTACAAGGCCGTGTCGTCTGCCATGATCAAGTACTATCAAACGAAATACGTGACCAAAGATTTCCTGTTGCATTCTGTCCGGCAGTACGACCTCTGGACACAGTCGGTGCTAAAAGATCGTTTCATTCGCGTGGACTCTGACAGAGACGGCGTCATGGAAGACAAGGATTTCAACTACTACATCCGGTACGTCATCTTCTCAGACTTGTTGGCATCAGGCACTGACGCTAATAACGACTACACCGTGACCAGGAAGGAATACAAACAGTTTGTTAGCACTTTTAACCCAAACCAGGAGTGGGAGCTCGCATTCAACCTTTTATTCAAAGACCTGGACTTCAACCACGATCAGATCTTTAACACAAACGACTTTTTGGCTTGTAGATAA